From the genome of Latilactobacillus curvatus JCM 1096 = DSM 20019:
CGAGTGTTCCGCAAGGGGTTACGGCACTCCTAACGAATGGCCGTCAGTTGCTTGAAAATCAAGATTATGGCGCACTTTGTCAACAGTTAGCGATTAATCAAACTGAGTTAGAGGTGCTACTTGATTATGTAAAACAGTTAAATCCATATCCGTGTGCGGCCTATACGACAGAAAAAACGCAATACATCACTGCGGAATTGCTTTTGAAGATTGAAGATAATCAGTGCACGGTTGAATTATTTGATGAAGGACTAATCTCGCTTAATTTTGATCAACAGGCTTTTGACCAAATGGCGGCAACTCAGGATACCGAAGCACAGCGTTTTTTAGCGGGGCAAGAGAAACAATATTTGAATTTAAAACGGTTATTAAATAATCGCTACGATACGTTAATGCTTGTCGGTCAATATTTGGTGACGCAACAAAGCGCCTATTTAATGGGCGCTACACCCGCTCTCAAACCGCTATTGGTGAAGGACGTAGCAGCTCATCTAGGGTTCAGTTCATCCACAATTAGTCGGACGATTAATAATCACTACTTGATGTGGCATAATCAACCGCTAGAGTTAAAACAGTTAATTAGTGCACCTATTCGTTCTGATGGAGAATCGCAAAGTACAGTTCTTTGGGCAATTCAGGAGATTGTAAACCATGAGGACCGGGAACACCCGCTATCGGATGAAAAAATGCAGTACATGCTAGAAGCACAATCAATTCAAATCTCGCGTCGAACAGTTACGAAGTATCGCCAAAAACTAAAAATACCAGCTGCAGCTAAACGGAAGGAATGAAGTCACATGCCAATTTTCATGAAAGAACAAACCTTTTTAGATTTCTTAACCAAGACATATCCGCAAAATCATTTTGAAAAAGGATACAGTGTTTTCTCGATTAATTTGATCAGCACGACGCCTGTGATGTCAGTGGTTTACATCGGTGATGAATGCGTTGCAGCCGCTCGCTATAATCAGAGTATGGGCTTTTTCAGCGATCCTTTATTAATTACGAGTGACCATATCATAAAATTAGAAATGGCGCGGCAAGGAACTGGTGATCGAATGCGAATCGAAACCGATGAAAAGATGGCTGATGGCACGCCGATGACATTAACATTAAATATCGCCAGCATTTCTTTAGTTGCTTGGCATCAACGAAACTTGAGCCGGTTGAAGAAATGTTATTCAGTTAAGCGATAATAGAATTGGGATTGGGAGAAAGCTATGAAACGAATCGATAAAGTGGAACAAGCCCTGCAACAAATCTGGCAAAATAAGTCACAAGAGGTGCTGCTCAATGGGGGCTCTAGTGCGCGAGAAATTGCTGATCAGTTAATGATTACCCGCTCAAATGCGAGTGGTGACTTGAATTTATTGGTGCGGGAAGAACGTGTGATTAAAATTAAGCAATATCCAGTCCGCTATTTGCCACTGATGGTTGTTGAGAAGACGTTAGAGATGACTTTACCTAGACCACTTGTGTATAAGTCGCTAACGGATTTGTTGAGTAGTCCAGAGCAAGGCAATGGGGTAATTAAGCCAATTGATCCCTTGACGGACATTATCGGCAGTCAGCAAAGCTTAAAAAATGCGATATTCCAAGCAAAAGCTGCCGTCCATTATCCACCATTCGGATTGCATATGTTGCTGTTGGGGCGAACGGGTTCGGGGAAAACTTTTTTTGTCCAAAAAATCTACGACTATGCACTGTATGCTCATCGTTTGAAGCCGGATGCGCCATTTATTAGTTTTAATTGTGCGGAATATGCAAATAACCCGCAATTATTATTATCGCAGTTGTTTGGGTATAAAAAAGGAGCGTTCACGGGAGCCGATCAGGATCAGGCAGGTTTAGTTGATCAAGCACAAAATGGGATTCTGTTTCTCGATGAAGTCCATCGGCTACCGCCAGAAGGACAAGAAATGCTTTTTTATTTAATTGATCACGGCGTCTTCAATCGATTAGGGGAGAGTTCGTTCCAAAATCATGCCGAAGTCTTGATTATTTGTGCGACCACGGAAGATCCTGAGTCATCGCTGCTAAATACATTTGTTAGACGGATTCCAATGGTGATTAAAATTCCATCCCTAGACCAGCGTTCGTTGAGTGAACAAGTTGACTTGACCAAGTTTCTATTTTGTGATGAAGCCGACCGGATTCAACGTCCGTTGAAAGTGGATATTGAAGTCATCAATGCCTTATTACAATCGGTTGAGACGAGTAATGTCGGGCAATTAAGATCATTGATTCAACTGACTTGTGCGCATACGTTCTTAAATAATATGAATGATGATGGTTACCTGCATGTTAAGATGCGCGATCTACCACAGAATGTACAACTAAAGTGGGGTTCTGGAACCGAGATGATGGCAGGGACTAAGAAGTTGACGGATTATTTAGACATGGTAACGGTGATTACGCCGCAAGAACAAATGGCGCCTAAGAAGCAGTTTAACGATGCTAATATCTATCGATTAATTAGCAATAAAGTCAGTGAATTAAGGCAAGAAGATATTAGCGATAGTGAGATTAATCAATACATCATGACCGACCTGCGCTTGCATATTCGAAACTTTGTGACTAAGTCAGAGGTCGATTACAGCTTATTAAATTTCATGGAGCCTAAGGTGCTCGCATTTATAAAAAAATTACGGAAGTATGCTGAAAAACAACTTCGAAGAACCTTTGATCGGCGGTTTGATTATTATGTGGGGATGCACGTTGATGCTTTTTTTAAACGCAAAAGTGATGTCGAAACGATTATTCCAGGGGATCTCGACGTCTTAGAGCGGGAAAATCAAAAGGAATTTCAGGTGGCAATTGGTTTCAAGCAGTTATTCAGCGAAGAATTCGGGATTAATCTGTCTGAAATTGAAGTGGCGTACTTAATTATGTTATTGCTCTCGATTGAATCATTAAGCGATCGCAGTAAGAAAAAAGTGGGTGTGCTAGTGGTGGCACATGGTGATTCGACTGCGACTTCTATGGTGAGTGTGGCCAAGGAATTATTGGGGGTCGTGCCGATGTTACCGCTGAATATGCCGCTGACTGTTAGTCCAGAAGAAATTTATGAGCGAATCGCTCAGAAACTAGCGGTGTTAGACGAAGGTTTAGGCGTGTTAATGTTAGTGGATATGGGGTCACTAGCGATGTTAGACGAGCGGTTGATTGAAAGTACCGGAATAAAGATTAAAACCATTAGTAACGTGACAACCAGTATGGTGCTTGATGCTGCACGTAAAATTAATTATATGAATGTAGGCTTGAATGAGGTTTACGAATCTATTCTGAATGATTTCCAAGGGCTAGCCCAAGCGACAAATGGGGATGCGGATAAGCCAAAAGCCATTTTAAGTATCTGTACGACTGGTGCTGGAACCGCTGAAAAAATAGCGGGGATGATCAATCACTTAATTAGCGAAACGACTGATGAATATATCAAGGTATTGCAAATTTCGTCGCTGAAGATGGCTCAGCACGTTCGCGATTTAAAACAGCATTTTAATATTATTGGTAGTGTGGGGACCAAGGATCCTAGGTTGGGCGTGCCATTTATTCCGTTGGAAGATTTAATTGATGGAACTGGCGAAAATGCATTACGTAGTTTGATTGCGAGTCGGCAGTTTAAGATTAAGCGGCAACCGGATAAACATTATATGGTGCGCGAATTGACGGAAGATACACTGAAACAGTATTTGTTATATTTGAATCCGACCGTTATTACGCCAGTGTTAATCGATTGGCTAGATACCGTTCAAACGGCGATGAAAATTACGTTGTCCAATACGGCTCAACTAAAAGTATTGGTCCACACGGCTTTTGCATTCGAACGGGTACTGAAAAACGAGCCATTACATTACACCGACACACTTTCTGAAGAGATTGATACACTTTCTGAACTGATTATTAAAACAATTAAGCCAATAGAACGGCAATTGAACCTTGAATTATGTCAAGACGAACTGTTATTCATTACGGAAGCAATCAACGATGTTTGTTAAGTGGTAGAAGTGTCTTACTTTCGAAACACTCTTTCAGATTTGATAAAACACACTCCGATTTAGGCGTGTGTTTTTTATTTTAGAACCGGTGTCATGGGAAAGACAGTCTTTGGCACGATTATTGCTTGTATATCAGTATAAGTGGAGGTGAAATCATGAGTAAGATTATTATCAGTGGACATGGACAATATTCAATTGGCTTGTTGAATGCATTTCATATGATATTTGGTGAAACAACGGATATTGTGGCGGTGCCTTTTCTAAAAGGGGAAGGAATTCCGCAGCTACAAGCAAAAATCGCAACGGCAGTTGACGATTTCAAAACAGAAGAACCGATTTTAATTATGGTTGATATTTTTGGTGGGACACCGTATAACGCGGCTACCCAGTGGATTTATGATAAGCCAGAGATGGATGTTATCTCTGGAACCAATTTACCGTTATTGTTGGAAGCGGCGACGCACCTTAACGAGAACGATATTCAACAGCTAGTCAGTGATCTTTTGACTGCAGTACCAGAAACGGTGGTTGCTTTCTCAGAAAAGATGCAAGCAATCAAAACACAAAATGATGAAGAAGAGGATGATTTACTATGAAAATTCAATTAGCTAGAATCGATGATCGGTTTATTCACGGACAAGTCTTAACGAAATGGGTCAAACAAACACCAATTGACCGGATTATTATTGTTTCTGATGGTGTTGCTGAAGATGAAATGCGCAAAACATTGGTATTATCCGTTGCACCTGCAGGCATTAAAGCTAGTGCGGTTGGGGTAGATAAAATGGTGCGGGCTTACAATTCACCTCGGTATGTGGATGCCCGTGTGATGTTGTTATTCGAAAATCCACAAGATGTTTTACGCTTAGTTGAAGAGGGTGTCCCATTAGAAACAATTAATGTTGGTGGGATGCGCTTTGAAAATGGGCGGACACAAATTACGCAGGCAGTTAGTGTTGATTCAGAAAACGTGGCAGCTTTTAGAGCGTTAGCTGAAAAAGGGATTGAATTAGATTTACGTCAATTACCAAGTGATCGTAGTACTAACTTTATTAAAGAATTAGACAGTAAAAACATTTAAAAATCGGGGAGGTAACATAATGAGTGCTATTCAGATTATCTTATTGATGGTTGTTGCCGCTATTACGGGGATTGGGAGTGTGCTTGATGAAGCGCAAACGCACCGTCCTTTAGTGGCATGTACGTTAGTTGGTCTTATTTTAGGGGATTTACAAACAGGTATTATTCTTGGCGGGACGTTAGAAATGATGGCCTTGGGATGGATGAACGTTGGTCTGGCAATGGCACCAGATACTGCGATTGCATCAGTAATTTCAACCAT
Proteins encoded in this window:
- a CDS encoding PTS sugar transporter subunit IIA is translated as MSKIIISGHGQYSIGLLNAFHMIFGETTDIVAVPFLKGEGIPQLQAKIATAVDDFKTEEPILIMVDIFGGTPYNAATQWIYDKPEMDVISGTNLPLLLEAATHLNENDIQQLVSDLLTAVPETVVAFSEKMQAIKTQNDEEEDDLL
- the rpoN gene encoding RNA polymerase factor sigma-54, which gives rise to MVFTQEMQQKQVLKLTPSFFDGLTVLKKSVPALFTDLVGKASQNPFLSIHYQVAEMDDSWLSNDLVSSENLRAVLEQQVRLERYAPIIQNGLLVIIDQLDGEGYLRVPLEQISDEEDISLQHLQECLTILQTFDPIGVGARDLAESLLIQARMDPSVPQGVTALLTNGRQLLENQDYGALCQQLAINQTELEVLLDYVKQLNPYPCAAYTTEKTQYITAELLLKIEDNQCTVELFDEGLISLNFDQQAFDQMAATQDTEAQRFLAGQEKQYLNLKRLLNNRYDTLMLVGQYLVTQQSAYLMGATPALKPLLVKDVAAHLGFSSSTISRTINNHYLMWHNQPLELKQLISAPIRSDGESQSTVLWAIQEIVNHEDREHPLSDEKMQYMLEAQSIQISRRTVTKYRQKLKIPAAAKRKE
- a CDS encoding sigma-54-dependent transcriptional regulator, with translation MKRIDKVEQALQQIWQNKSQEVLLNGGSSAREIADQLMITRSNASGDLNLLVREERVIKIKQYPVRYLPLMVVEKTLEMTLPRPLVYKSLTDLLSSPEQGNGVIKPIDPLTDIIGSQQSLKNAIFQAKAAVHYPPFGLHMLLLGRTGSGKTFFVQKIYDYALYAHRLKPDAPFISFNCAEYANNPQLLLSQLFGYKKGAFTGADQDQAGLVDQAQNGILFLDEVHRLPPEGQEMLFYLIDHGVFNRLGESSFQNHAEVLIICATTEDPESSLLNTFVRRIPMVIKIPSLDQRSLSEQVDLTKFLFCDEADRIQRPLKVDIEVINALLQSVETSNVGQLRSLIQLTCAHTFLNNMNDDGYLHVKMRDLPQNVQLKWGSGTEMMAGTKKLTDYLDMVTVITPQEQMAPKKQFNDANIYRLISNKVSELRQEDISDSEINQYIMTDLRLHIRNFVTKSEVDYSLLNFMEPKVLAFIKKLRKYAEKQLRRTFDRRFDYYVGMHVDAFFKRKSDVETIIPGDLDVLERENQKEFQVAIGFKQLFSEEFGINLSEIEVAYLIMLLLSIESLSDRSKKKVGVLVVAHGDSTATSMVSVAKELLGVVPMLPLNMPLTVSPEEIYERIAQKLAVLDEGLGVLMLVDMGSLAMLDERLIESTGIKIKTISNVTTSMVLDAARKINYMNVGLNEVYESILNDFQGLAQATNGDADKPKAILSICTTGAGTAEKIAGMINHLISETTDEYIKVLQISSLKMAQHVRDLKQHFNIIGSVGTKDPRLGVPFIPLEDLIDGTGENALRSLIASRQFKIKRQPDKHYMVRELTEDTLKQYLLYLNPTVITPVLIDWLDTVQTAMKITLSNTAQLKVLVHTAFAFERVLKNEPLHYTDTLSEEIDTLSELIIKTIKPIERQLNLELCQDELLFITEAINDVC
- a CDS encoding mannose/fructose/sorbose PTS transporter subunit IIB, whose product is MKIQLARIDDRFIHGQVLTKWVKQTPIDRIIIVSDGVAEDEMRKTLVLSVAPAGIKASAVGVDKMVRAYNSPRYVDARVMLLFENPQDVLRLVEEGVPLETINVGGMRFENGRTQITQAVSVDSENVAAFRALAEKGIELDLRQLPSDRSTNFIKELDSKNI